The following coding sequences are from one Danio rerio strain Tuebingen ecotype United States chromosome 21, GRCz12tu, whole genome shotgun sequence window:
- the LOC110438238 gene encoding serine/threonine-protein kinase pim-2-like: MSSSSVLSAIQQYSDKMAFSKLINRLKKAFGVKCANEQPCEPLEPTGSTTENHRHLMTDDPAVAAGKQAGRQKKRKLKLSPIFFACFSRRRATVVDQLCVQEIHELHAEPISSSKFFCTAVSNLELEVLQPPALDDPADEDLDSKPEVNSFDSAVVIENDSAELHFPEDNESSLSEDSLEQELDSPPSSPSDEDNELPVSQQLITDDICDSALDENSNPLPDQVSQEDSAVKSTADDGTCLDNNDISCRYKLGKQLGEGGFGSVYEGIRIQDGLQVAVKFVQKTPNMQDVSSSCDQPLPLEITLANMASGGSRCANIIKLLDWQVFENHYVMVMERPSPSMDLEAFLEVSGGVLSEKTAHTIMRQAVYAANVCCYRGVFHRDIKLQNLLVNPDTLEVKLIDFGCGDFMMESAYSLFSGTEAYIPPEFYEKGCYRAKPATVYSLGVLLFTMLHGEFPSAYDLYYLQHDWSKFTLSQECCNMMRACLHENPECRIPLEEMPYHDWSMLEF; this comes from the exons ATGtctagtagttcagtactttctgcgATTCAACAGTACAGTGATAAAATGGCATTTTCAAAACTGATTAACCGTCTGAAGAAAGCGTTTGGTGTTAAGTGTGCGAACGAACAACCGTGTGAGCCACTCGAACCCACCGGCAGCACGACAGAGAATCACCGTCATCTGATGACCGATGACCCGGCCGTCGCTGCAGGAAAACAGGCAGGGAGACAGAAAAAGAGGAAACTCAAATTGTCTCCCATCTTCTTCGCctgtttctccagaagaagagctactgttgttg ATCAGCTATGTGTGCAGGAGATCCACGAACTTCACGCAGAGCCCATCAGTAGCTCTAAATTCTTCTGCACTGCTGTGAGCAACCTGGAGCTGGAAGTTCTCCAACCTCCAGCTCTTGATGATCCAGCAGACGAAGACTTGGACTCTAAACCTGAAGTGAACAGCTTTGACTCTGCAGTGGTCATTGAGAACGACTCTGCAGAGCTTCACTTCCCAGAAGACAATGAATCCTCCCTCAGCGAGGACAGCCTGGAGCAAGAGCTTGATAGTCCTCCAAGTTCACCATCCGATGAGGACAATGAACTTCCAGTGAGCCAGCAGCTCATAACAGATGACATCTGTGACTCTGCCCTGGATGAAAACTCGAACCCTTTACCGGATCAGGTCTCACAAGAGGACTCTGCTGTGAAGTCTACAGCAGATGatgggacctgcttggacaata ATGACATCAGCTGCCGCTACAAACTCGGAAAGCAGCTTGGTGAAGGAGGTTTCGGCTCCGTGTATGAGGGGATTCGCATACAGGATGGTCTGCAG GTGGCAGTTAAATTTGTCCAGAAGACCCCAAATATGCAAGATGTCAGCTCT tcatgtgaccaGCCACTTCCTCTAGAGATCACCTTGGCAAACATGGCCAGCGGTGGCTCCAGGTGTGCGAACATTATTAAGCTCCTGGACTGGCAGGTCTTTGAAAACCATTATGTCATGGTGATGGAGCGGCCTAGTCCAAGCATGGACCTGGAGGCATTCCTTGAAGTCAGCGGAGGAGTCCTCAGTGAGAAAACAGCACATACCATCATGAGGCAAGCTGTTTATGCGGCCAACGTGTGCTGTTACCGCGGGGTGTTCCACCGGGACATTAAGCTTCAAAACCTGCTGGTGAACCCCGACACACTGGAAGTCAAGCTGATCGACTTCGGGTGTGGAGACTTCATGATGGAATCAGCCTACAGTCTCTTCTCTG GTACAGAAGCGTACATCCCGCCAGAGTTTTATGAAAAAGGATGCTACCGGGCCAAACCAGCGACGGTCTATTCTCTTGGGGTTCTTCTGTTCACAATGCTCCATGGAGAATTCCCATCAGCGTATGACCTGTACTACCTCCAACATGACTggtccaaatttaccctctctcaAG AATGCTGTAATATGATGAGGGCTTGTCTGCATGAGAATCCAGAGTGCAGAATTCCTCTAGAAGAGATGCCTTACCACGACTGGTCCATGCTGGAGTTCTGA